One Magnolia sinica isolate HGM2019 chromosome 2, MsV1, whole genome shotgun sequence genomic window, CTGAGCACATCGCGCCAGGGGACGCCACGGGCGTTGGGCCAGGCGAAGAATCGGGTGGCACGGAGGATGTCGCGGTAGAGGCTGAGGGCCTCGCGGCGGGTGCTGGTCAGGCGCTGGCGGGCTAAAATCTTGTCTTCCTCATCATCACCATTCGGTGGTTGCTTCTTAACGAGATGACGATCTAGGAGCTCTTCTACGGTGTCTGGGCCATTGTGCAGAAATCGCCTCTTCCCGAAGATGCTGCTGCTTAAGGGGATTTTTAGCCATTTCTCTGCTGCTGCTTTCATGGCCATTCTAATCTGTTTTCGATCCTTGTCTGGGTATTCTTCGGTTTTAGGGAGGACGCGGATAGTTactgacggaagcggattggctagtgtacctcacgccGTTTATATAGCTGctgctgtgttgacgtcagcaagttatgtgggtctaataatgaggtatgtgttatatccaaaccgtccattcatttggcgagctcgtcttaaggcttgaaacgaaaattaagacagatctaaccatcaactggaccacacttcaaaaggcagtgagggattgaacatctaccattgaaaccttttttggggtcacagaagttttggatcaatatgaaatttatttttcctcttaatttatgtctttttaatcttatgaacagattggatagaaaataaacgttatggtgggctttaTAAATTGTTTAAcgttgaaaatcattatttccgcTTCTTTTAATGGTGTGATCCAcgtgatctttgaatatgatatatttttttaataattctctaaaatgatctctaaaaatagatgaacggtatagatataataaatacaccacTGTGggacatgtaattttgatctcctttgaactgttcatacaactcggcGCTAGAGGAGCATCAGTAGAGGTGGGCATATTGGACccgattcggtggatccgacccaactcggtaccgttccgaacagaaccgacagcttagatcggccctgatcgagtttgccAATCTAGATCCGATCATTTTCGGGTCAGGTTCGGATAGAggtgtatccggacagaaccgatccgaaaactCGAACCAAAAtggtccgacccgacccgacccgacccaacctggATGTAAATATATATCTAAACAAAAATTTCATCGCCTAGGCTTTTCGTTCGGCACCAAAAAGTCTCGTCCAACTTTATCTCTATATCTATCTATTTCTCTTTATATTTGCCTCTCTGTCTCTGTTGAAGAAAAAAAGTAAGAAGAAAGGAAGGCTAATTAAATGTTCTTTGAtagatcaaattctttttttttgctgttgGGTTTTGTAGCTTCATGGTATTTCTCTGTTGGAGAGGAATATATACAGAGAAATGGTATATAGTTTAATTCGAAAGAGAGAGAGTCATACTCGTAGCAGGTTGACAGTTATACCCAAAGTTGACGGAAGAAGATTGATTGGATCGGCCGGTGTaacgggtctgatcacgaggtatgtattatatccaaatcatccatccatttgatcagcttattttaaggcttcagacaaaaaataagacagatctagcatTCAACttgaccacacttcaaaaattaGTAGGTGATtcaacgtctgccattgaaaccctttctagggtcatattaaattttggatcaaaatttgtttttcctcttcatttggtACTTAAgatcttatgaaatttatttttcctattcattcagttacttgtgaccttataaacagattggatgtaaaataaacgttatagtgggccctacaaattttttaatgatgaaaatcattatctctattgctatttatggtgtggttcagatgatctttggatatgattcattttttttggataatgctctaaaatcatctctaaaaatagatgaacggtgtagatataataaatacatcactatggggcccacataagatgtaacattgatctcctttgaaccgttctcacaactcggagatcgaggagtgtcagtgctgtCTTCCCACAACACGTAGCCAATAGGCTAGGGAGTAGGGAAGCgaactgcgtactgagtaactcagtacggtaagcgtactaagtaaactccgtgggccactgTGTCAGTCGTgcgttgtatccactccgtccatttcttttaacacataatttttgGTCTTTATACCAACAATGgattatatccaaacctcaaatggaccacaccaccggaaactgtgtgaattgaaaatctaccgttgaaaaattcttagggacaacagaggttttagatcaagctgatatttgtgtttttcattcatccatgtccttctcatcttatgaacaggttggatgacaaataaacatactgggggccttaaaaaaatttcaatagttgaaatcaatagtttcactttttccagtggtatggcccacttaaactttgtgtatacatcaattttggattgaacccataaaatgatctagaaaaacgaatggacggcatggataaaccacatgcattcacagtgggtcCAATCGAGTTTACTCGGCACAATAAGAGTATACTACACGGACCAATTTCATAGGCTAGCTGGTGCTAGCTACAAATAGCATTTATAAAGCTTCTCTAAGAAGCTATATCACCGGTgtgaagcttcttcaagaagctacataccaatagtttttatttaactgggtaaactatgtgggcccatcatgaatttttttggtttatctacaccgtccatcagttttttcagatcatttaaggagttgatactaaattttaactgaattcaataatcaagtagatcacaccatacgGAACACTGATATAATGATTTTAATGTCGTTGGAAAAAACGAACGATTCAAGCTTtccccaatctgatccgactcggttttcctgaccgggTCGGACCCGGATCGATTTAGGTCAACAAATGTTCGAATCTGTTCGAATTAGATGATCcaaactcggtcccggatcggaacgAGTTCGGATCAGGTTCTACAAATTTCGAATCTAGTCGGGTTGGGccgaatccgatctgactcggtccgatgcccacctctaagcaTCAGTGATCTTCGTCTCACGACaagtacctacagcagctatatatctgctgtgtggtacaccggccaatccgcttccgttactgacgggttgagtagccagaatcactgagggcccgtttggccacctGCGTTAGGTGGGATTGAGCTTGATGGAATTGAAAAGTAGCATTAAATGCATATATAAGGTGTTGTCTCTGGATTGGATTGAGTGTATCGCATGCTTTTTAATGACATGCTTGGAGGATATGGGAGTAACTTTTATCCAGCAAGATTGGAGCCAAATCCTGTTTGGGAAAGATAAATCATGGGATTGCAAATGTATaaatcatttttatattttttttgtcacCATCGAGGTGGGCTCCATTTGgacaatccaacctgttcaccaAGTAGGTCAGCTCGAGCGAGTCTTATGAATCCTAACTTTGATTGGTTTGGATAATCAGGAACCCCACAGAGAGCcttgaaaagtttcaatagtaggAGTTCATTTCCTTCTATGTGGCcacttgaatctgcctcattttttggcccatggcctaaaatgatatagagaaaccggtgtacagtgtggatatatcatatacatcaaggcgagGTCACGAGTGGGACACCCCACCCTACCTCAGCGAGCAGTGACATGAGTGGGTCTTACCAACCCACCGtcacctatagtgtggtccactgatagttggatcagcttgattttttgttCCAGTGGTCAAAATAACCTAATTAaagaggtggatggtgtggatctaacaacTACCTCATTATGGGTCCCATAAGTAAAAACCCACTATAAAATTCTATGCGTGCGAGTGTGAGGTAAGAGTTTTCCGGTCTTTATGGCCCACTAAGATGAGGATAGACTTCATTTTTGAGTTTTAAGGATAAAACAAAATGAAAAATTGGATTGACAGCTTAAATGAAACGTACACATCAAGTTGGGACCCACGAGTGGAGGCCCCACCCTTCCTTTACAACTCGTGGAGATGGGATTTGGAGAATCAACAAGGGATGGCAAAATCCTACCCATAATCATGTGTTTGGGCACCAAACTTAAAATGATTTTAATCCTCCATTCCAAATATGTCAACCagatgtattagatgggattatgaATACCATTCCATCTAATACCACCTAATgcacctggccaaacaggccccaatGAAGAACGTCATCAACTTCTGTGAGCCTCACTGCAATGCactatgttgtatccacaccacccattcatttgaaaagattattttaagtcatgagctaaTGAATGAGAAATATAAAAGCTAAAGTAGACACAacctaggaaacagtgggatagtAACACCCAGtggtgaaaccttcctagggcccaccataatgtttatttgagatccagtGCTTTAATAAGTTAATACAAATATGAACTAAagtaaaacacaattatcaacttgatcgaaaacttccgttCACCTGAGCAATTTTTATTGTActtgttcaatcactactattttctatggtgggtccacttgagttttgaatttgcatcattttctttgtctcatgtcttaaaatgatctctcaaaatggatgcattgtatgatacaacacgtgcatcatggtagagcccacataacttggtgataccacttcagtagcaagatcaatgtcagtacctaatccgcgtccattttaggtgcaaaaataaaaaaataaatccatgGGTCCATCATAGGATGCGTGTCTAAAAATCAGGCCCTTGAAATCCCGAGCAAAGTGGGGGCAGGGATacgcaccattgaaaccttagtggGGCCACTATGAGATATAtgtgccatctaatccgttcataggtgAGTCCAATAGATAAATGGAatgatttcaaattttcaatggtaagtacaTGCATCCTCACTTTTTCCTCTGGCGCACCACACTTGAGTTTGATAAGCTTAATTTTTAGCCTCACGTCCTAACTTGAATTGCCGCCTAAAAATGaatagagtggatgtcacacacatatTAGGGTGGGTTCGATAGAGCTTTTTGTTGCACCAGCTCCCAGCAAATTCCCTTCATGCATTAGGCCACACGCGCACAGACAGCCAGTGAGAAAGGACTCGCATCCAGAGATGGACCGTGAATAGGGCTATGTGCCATGCCGGGTCTATTCTAGCTGCTCGGGGGCTTTTGGGTTAGGCAGGTATTTGAATTAGATTTGAATATGTTTTTTTTAAGCCATGAGATGTGCTTGGACTTAAATATTAAACTCGGAACAATTTTAGTACAATATTAGGCTTAGATAGGCTTGAATGATTTTGTGCTCAACCTCAGCTACCCCAGCCAGTACATATTATATATAGAGATGCTCTAGTGCTCTCAAAGCACAGCAAGCTATAGTCCTCTTAGTAGCACCGGTTCACTTGGACTGTCCATTTgatcaatctaaactgtccatgaaATCTAGAATACATTTATAAAGTTATCTTACAAAAATCATACTAACTAAATGATCTAATCCAACTTTGATTTGGTGTTCTCTAAAATCATTTATTTTCTAAAGCATGGATGCGATGGTTAAAATTGCCTAACGAAATTGATTATTTAGGGTCATTAGCAATGTATGATCTACACTAACAAATATTTTGATacaattgttgattggaccttttttatatataaaatttatcttCACTGTTCAttttaaaggccattgatcaaatggttcatattCGTCAGAGTGACATGATGTTTGTATGGTAGGCCATGCAATGTGTGCCGGATCTAATTAATGGCCTATATTAATGGATTGGACCGTCCATGTTTCCTAATTGAACCAGGAGCACAATTAACTTCTAGTGCTTTGGAAGCACTTGGGTGACCCATCACCAATGTGATTGTCAGTCATGCAAGTACAAGCAAACCATGATATGGAATTTATGCCAATATGATGATTTTAAACATCCAACCAATGGCATAGAAAATGGACAATTATTATTGAGTGGAGAAAGAAAATAATTCTAATCTTTATCTTGAAACATCTAGCAGCTGAATTTTTTTTGGCTTACTCATGATTCAAAAGTAGCAATTTCGTTTTATAATTATAACCACGTAAATTACTCCTCCTACTTACATAAGTAGATTAGTTAACTATTTAAGATAAGTAAGTTGGGttcatgattagttataagtaacttttttattaattaaaattatttaatcactttagttttttcttttttcttttttcttttttctttttcgtaAGTTGCTGAAGAAAGGTGTAGAGagacaaaagagaggagaagccaGACATACTCATATGCTTGataagtaaaaactaagataaaTTATTTGAGAAATAAGTGGCTtgatcttaagtaacttacaatccaaacacccccttggtGAACCTTAGTCACATGATCTAATGTTTATAATTCTaacttttttattaatttttttaattagaaAAACACTTATACGCAGCTGATGGTACATCTAACTAGTTAGAATATGGGGCCTACTATAGTGTTTGTATGATATTTCAACGTGAAAAACATTGTCCCGTCGTTAAAATGAAATGCCCCACAAATCAAGTCAGCGGAATAATCAAGCAAGCACATCATAAAAATCAGGTTAATGGAACTAACCGGCAGAGCatgtaaataaaaaatacaaataacCACCGAAAAAGACAAATAAAAACCCCACCTCATTTGAGgaatctcattttcatgtttggatcATGGTTTGAAAGCTAACTTGTTTTCATGGAGAAACAACCTTGTTAGATGGGCGAGATGTCATGTGAATATGATAACGAGCATCAAGTGACTTGTAGCTATTTCCAAGTGGGCATTTCTCTTTTAAAGTTGTTGGTTAACTTATCCAAAATTGGCTGAACAAGGCGAAGTTCTTGATTTCCAACGAATCCTTGTGCCAGTGCCCCTACCTAGAAGCTCCTATAGTCAGAAGCTACACAGGCTCATAAAAATGAATTAGAGAAATCCACtatatccatcagtttttcaagccCATGAGAGGATAAAGTGTTCAAAAATAAGCGGGAGGAAAATTACTTATCTTACAATAACACTTTGGTTTGATAATTCTAACTAGgtaaattactttttctacttatagcagTAAATAAATAATCTATTCAAGATAAGTAAGttaggtttatgattagttataagtaacttttttacgtaaaattacttaatcattttagttattttgttttgtttttttatttttcataagttgctgaaaaAAAGGATATAGAAAtgaaagataggaaaaattaaaaaatatgttATTTACCAAACAGACTTATATACTTAATAAGTAAAAGCTAAGATAAGTTACCTGGAACATAAGTAGCTTAATCTTagataacttacaatccaaacaccccctcAGTGAACCTTAGTCACATGATCTAACATCTATAATTCtatcaaatttattaaaaatgaaatgccccaaaaatcaacttagtggaacaaccAGGCAAGCACATCATAAAAAATCAGGTTTATGTAACCAAACAACAAAGcacataaataaaaaatacaaacaaccaccaaaaaaaagaaggaaaaggtccCACATTCATTTACTTATCTTACAATAACACTTTGGTTTAATAATTCTAACCAAgtaaattactttttctacttacagtagTAAATAAATAACCTATTCAAGATAAGAAAGTTAGGTTcataattagttataagtaactttttttacgTAAAATTACTTAATCATTTCAATTATTTTGTATTgcgttttttatttttcataagttgctgaaaaAAGGGATATAGAAATGAAAGATAGGAGAAACAAAAAAATATGTTATTTACCGAACATACTTATATACTTGataagtaaaaactaagataagttacctGAGACATAAGTCGCTTAATCTTAaaaacttacaatccaaacaccccctcGATGAACCTTAGTCACATGATCTAACGTCTATAATTCTATCActcttattaaaaatattttttaattaaaaaagatACTCATACACGACTAATTGCACATCTAACTAGTTAGAATAtgggcctactataatgtttgTATGATATTTCGCCCATGAAGCAACATTGTCCCGTCGTTAAAATGAAATGCCTCAAAagtcaactcagtggaacaaccAGGCAAGCACATCATAAAAAATCAGGTTTATGTAACCAAACAACAAAgcacataaataaaaaataaaaacaaccaccaaaagaaagaaggaaaaggtcCCACATTCATTTAAGGAATCTCATTTTCAGGTTTTGATTTACATGGTTATGAAAGCAAACTTGTTTTTATGGAGAAACAACCTTGTTAGACAGGTGAGATGTCATGTTTAtacaataatgggcctcactcgctGACTAACTGGACGTGTGGCTATTTCCATGTGTGCATTTCTCTTGTAAAGTTGTTAGTTAACTTAGCCAAATTTGGCCGAACAAAATCAAAGTTCTTGATTTCCAACTGATCCTACCTGAAAGCCGATGGGGCTAATAGAAATGACCCCGAGAAATCCACTGTCTATCAGTTTCTCAGGCCCACGATAGGATAAGAGTTCAAAAATCAACActtgaaaactcaagtggaccatgccatatgaATCAGTGggtattgaacacctaccattggaaACCTAGCGGGCCAATGAAAGTATTGGATCAGTATCATAtctgtgcctacagtttatcccaGTGGTTATAAtcttacgaacggtttggatggcttataaacataaTGATCGgtttcaggaaggtttcaacagtggacattccCATTCTACTGtttcttattgtgtggcccatataagaTTTGGAACTTCCTGATATTTAAATTACTGTACCATTGTTATATTTAGAAACTGATGaactgagtggatttctcaccgGAATCTCTGTGGACTCCATTTAGGTTCCGACCACCGGAACTTCCTGTGGGCGGGAGCACGGGCAATTCTCGTCCGTTTCGAACAACTGGCGGCGAGTCTAAAAAAGGAGGAATGCTCCCGCACGCTGTGTTTTTTTGGTACTTATTCACGCACATTGTTCGCCGTGAACTTCCACACGCCAAGGCTTCCCTTTCCTCCAAATGCGTCACTTGCGATGACCGTCCAATCTCTgcgaaaggtgggcccaaccgaaAAGGTCATTTGGGGAAAAACATCATGGCCAATTTATCAAACGGGCTAAACCATTGAAGTCAATGGAGAGATGATGATCCGACCACATGTATCGTAGTGGCCATCCAATAGGTGGATTGTTCGGATTTTCACTACGGGTAATTTTTTATAGCGCAGACCACCTTTTCGAAGGCTTGGATGTTCTACGAAAAGTGACATTCTTGAAAGAAAAGAGCACTCCAGGTGAGAGTTCACCTACAACCGTGTGTTCAGTTCCCGAAAAATTGATAACAGGGCAGGCCGCACGtgcacaatgtggcccacccgacGATCGACGTAGTTTGGCTTTTCAGGAAATCGGAGCGCCTACTAGTAACTCTGAACGTTCTATCTCACTGAGTCAAGTCCGTTAGCTCAtcctgaatgtatgtggtttatcagcccatctatttttacatcCCAATCGAAGGATTTTACCCAAAATTGAAAtacatccaaagtttaagtggactatTTTACGTCTATatgttttttcaactcattttaaagattgaatccaaaattgaaacatttctaaaactaaagtggaccaccctacattGAAATGTTTACAAGGcataccgtgatgtttatttgccatccaacttattcatgacataccgtgatgtgtatttgtcatccatctTACCCTCAAACCACATGaacatggatgaaagtaaaacatAATATTACTTTGGTTCAAAACttccattgaagttttggataatgGAAATTGAATTCACAGTATCTTCTGTGGCATGCTTTTCACCTCTGTCAGACCTAAGTAGGGATTGGACCACGTGAGTAGAGTTCTGTGTGACCCACTTTAATGTACATGTTTTACCAATGCCGTTAATACATTTTCGTATATTATTTTAAGACACAATATAAAAAAGAAGGCACATTGAAGGCTCAAGTgtcccacatcacatgaaacaatgggtgTTGAGCACTTACTCTTGAAAAGTTAttgggccacgtaagttttggatcactgatatttatgttttctgaacaggttggacggcaaataaacatcggGGAACCGGGTTCGCCTCACGAGCGGTTCCAAACTCGAACACGTTTTCGTCTACCCCACGTGCGAGTGACGTCGTTTCTCAAGGGGGAAAGATGCTGCTGCCGGTGTCTCTGCCTGGGTTTGAAATCTCTCCTCTTCTCTGCGCCTGACTCTGAaacatctccctctctctctctctctctctctctctctctctcgatggcGAACCTTTCAAACCCAACGTCCTCTACTTCACGACTCTTGCTTGCGCTTTCAAGAACAAAGGTTTCTGATTGAAGGTGagatttctctccctctctctgattTCATTCTCGTTTCTCCGCAATCTTGATTCGTTTTAGGGTTTTCCGCTTTCAGGACTGTTACCATTGTTTAACACTTTTACTACCCCAAACGCGGCGATATTAGATTTTGCGATTTCATCAGCTGTAGTTTCTTTTATGAATTAGGGTTTTGTCATCCGTCATTGTATCGTCCTCTAGGGTTTCTTTGATGTGTGAATTGCATTTTTGAATTATTTATACACATTGCCGTTTTATTGGTAAACCCTAGTTTTCTTCTCATccatttttcttctatttgttgTGGGGTTGATTCCGGTGAGAAATGATGGTTTTGATGTTCCAAGAATGCTTTTGAATGTTCGAAtatgtattttaaaaaataaaataacaaagtaGCTGCTATGGCTTTTGATGGCTTGTAATATATTCATCCACTGATTTCAGTTGGTTTATGTATAACAAGCATCGCAGAATATttgtttgctctctctctctctctctctctctcttccttttttctttccatAATTTCAACTTATCCTACAATGGATTGCGATGTTTTAACACTTTAGAGTGGtgtttttaatgcattcttttgaCCGCATggattaaaagaaaataatattataCCAAGTTGATCTGGACCCTGTGGAGAACAAAAGGACTATGCTGGTCAAGTTGGAACAGTTTGGGTCTTGGGCTAGTTGCAATCTGAATGTGAGTTTGGATTCCATGTTTGAATATGGAATGGTAGCTTAGATATTTGTACTTGATCATTGAAACTGTCCAGCTATCAGTGCATGATACCCTCAGAGGCAAGTCATTCAGAATAAATGGGAGGTGGATGGTAGTCTGCAGACACCGTCTGACTGAAGACATGGGACTCACCCATGAAATGGTAGGACCCATCTTTATATTGCATGGGTTCAACAACTGGCAGGTGGGTCCTGTTGCTTCTGTAAACGGACTGCTGTGGGACACGATGCTGACTTGTTGCTCATGTTCAGCTTTTTTAACTTAAAATCATGGCCAGAGCTGGCCAGTTGACTCTTAAAGACTAAAATGCTGTTGACTTTGTGACCAAAAATGTCCATATAACTTGGGGGTTTTGAccctttaaaaaaagaagaggaatgaTTTCTATTTTTCCACTAAAAATTTGTTGGAGAGTTTTGAAGTTACATTTCATTAGCATTGTTGTTGAATTGGTTGCTGACTTATTTGGAATGACAATGGTGCAGTCATTCTCGCAGAATTGTTTTATTGTCGCTTTGGAAACAACTTCTTAGCTTGTTAAGACAAAGTGGCCTGGGAATCTTATGGCTAATTTATCTTGTTATATCAAACAATTTTAATGCTAAGCACTAATTTAGAAGGAAGTTCTTTacataaattgattgatatatCTGCCCGTTTTTAATAAATCCTTTATACATCCCCGAGCAACTATATGGTGGTTTCTTTAATAATATTCCTTTAGATTTATGCATCTCTATTAGTCTATGTGAACGGAGTTATTCAAATTTTGGTAAATTTGTAGCTTATAAACATAGATCCTCAAATGGCTAATGTCACCTATGTTTGTTTGCAGTACTATTTATGGGGGTTGCACGCTTGAGGGTTTAGTGAGGCCCTCTAACGTAGCGGATACACTTGCTAAAGCCGAGACTATCCTCCATTGCACAGAAGCCACATTGGATATTCGTGCATATGAATGACCTTTTTCCAAGTCAATGGCAAGAAGCCATATAACAAAACAATGTTCTTTCAGACACTGCTGAAAGTTCTAGAGCTGACCCATTTCTACCTAGTCTCATGGTTGAGAACAAATAGAGAAGCACGAGGACTATAAGCAAGTTTTTCATGATTTTTTCCTGACATTTGATGCATATCAATGTCATACGCAATCAAATTTATAGCTCCAGACAAGAAAGTTTTTTATGCAATAAGATTGCAACATATGGATTTGGACCTTCTCTACATTGGCATTTCATTGTACGTATGCTTCTTAGGTTTGCTTGGAACTTACCTCAGTGTTTTCAACCAACTTACACCCATCTCAACCCCTTGTAGATGCCCGTGCTGCAACTTAACCCTACTCAATGTAAGCCTATGTCATCCCACGCTTACACACCCTCACGTAAGAACATGACTGAACCAATTGATTTGTCCAACAAGCTCCATGGCAATCGGAATACCCATGATGCTCTGCCCTGTGCCTTCATTACTGAGTCCTACAACACTGCAACATGATGCTTACTCAAATCCAAACCGCCGATTTAGTTGTCTGCCAACTAATGGTGCTCAATCTCCGTTGCACACCAAGGATCTCCCCAGGCTCACATATTGCAGCAAAGCCTCACCCATGATGTTTGTTCAAAACTCGAATCTGTCGATTAAGTAGTCCACTAACCTTAAATCACATGGGCGATTCCATGTATTACAAGCCAACTGATGAAGCTCGACCTTGTGGGCACCATTGTGTGATACAAGCCAACTACCATGATCTGCCTCATAGACATCTTGTgcattacaacttacaagttaacTAAAATCCACTTCACCAGCTCTTTGGTCCATTTGTCTCTTTTCACCAAAATCTATCTTGCATATATAGCACATAGCTGGACCCAATTCTTCATTGTACAAAAATGATAGTGCAAGTCTCCCACCTTGCAGATCTCCCAATTAACCATGAGAATATTTTCTGCTCTATAGCCATAGGCATTTTTAATTCCAAGTCGGACTTCAACACTTTCTTCCAATGCCGTCTTTGGAACCCAGCTGAATGTATGCCACTGTACAACATCAACACAATGACACCAACCATTGGAGAAACTGAATCCAAGCAGCATTCACCACTTGCATACTCGACATTCACCACCAACCTCATGTTTAATGCCCTGCCTGGTCCAAACGAAACGTTTCGCTCGACACCCCAACTGCATGTCATCTCAGTCATGTGCATGACATCATCCCATGCCAAATTGTTAGCGGCAAGGGAGACGAAGAGGGTTCCCATGTGACCTAGTGCTCTACATTACATGTATGCCTGATGGTGCTTGCTTGGTCTTACACCCATGCTTCTGACCCTAGTTATATACCATAACCTATCAGCACCACTTAGCTGCCAAGAGCTCCTAAAGGTGCTAGAAAAGCATAATCA contains:
- the LOC131236511 gene encoding uncharacterized protein LOC131236511 codes for the protein MAMKAAAEKWLKIPLSSSIFGKRRFLHNGPDTVEELLDRHLVKKQPPNGDDEEDKILARQRLTSTRREALSLYRDILRATRFFAWPNARGVPWRDVLRDNARREFEEARYERDPEIVTRLLIGGRDAVQAALDKLVDQHKRMAAGDGKNDRTSK